Within Plasmodium coatneyi strain Hackeri chromosome 14, complete sequence, the genomic segment GTTCTTCTTAAAGGTGATTTTGTTTGAGCTGTCCTTCAGAAGTGTTAACGATTCCTTCGCGCAGTTTATGTAGTCATACAACTGACTAATGAAGGAgtaaatgcacaaaatgaagtactcctttctttcctcctccgtCAAGGTGACTTTCTTTAAGTCCagttttatttcttttttttcattcccctcatcggtgttttttttcccactagacctttcgcctttttttccattttgttctttttttggggtcTTCTCTCCACCCCCTAGGGGCGTGGCCATTCCAATgatgtttttcatttcttccgtCTCGTCTAGGAAGTTGTCtacaagttttttttcgctgCTCATTTGGGGGGTTTCCTCTGTTTCAtcatttgtccttttttctaCGTGAACCTTGTCATCACCGGTGGGGAGGTGCCCGTTTATCGCTTCGCCATTTAGGTGATTCTCCTTATTGTCCTGCTCAGGCGTGAATTCTCTCTTTTCGGGGGTCTCTTTGGCCCATCCGTGGGTTTCCTTTTTGGGAGATTCTTCACCTGATTTAGCAATGTCCCCCCCCAAGCAGTCTTCACACCCTCCGATCTCGCCACAATCAGGGCCACAgtcaaaggggggaatatcCCTTGCACAATCATAATTTTCAACATATTTGtgcagcaaaaaaagaattatttttacatttttgtaagtGAAGAAAGGCCTAAAGTAGCTGAAAATTGTTAGGCACTTCTGGAAGCATAAACTGCGAAGTAACTTTTCCacgtggaaggaaaattttttctcattgtaaaaataaaggggaaatatttttaataaattcgaatgcttatactttttttgcatatttttaaaataattttccaagcagttttcctcctctatggtgagattttttattttgaaaaagtggATCATATTCATGCATTTTTCAAACTTTTTCTTATAGCAGTATTGTAAGTCCACCCCGAGTTTTTCCGACCAGTGGATAATGTTATACGAGTGGATATTGTCGTCCCCCTTGGTGATGTTgctcatttcttcttcgatACTTTCCTTCATCGAGTTGATATATTCATcgatatttttcaaatgtagattttctttaaaatgttttttgtCCACCAAATTTACATTCACAAAGTTGTTAAATTCAGAAAGGGTGTACAcgtcatattttttcattccccaATTATGGCACACATAATCATTGAAGacgtttttctccttcctggCTAGCAACTTCATATTTCTGTTGGATCCGTAGACGTCTAAAATGAATTCGTGTAGTAAtaccttcacattttcatccACATTAACCTGTTTATCCATcttgtgttcatttttgtaatcaAGGAAGAACAAGCTGGAGAGTGTTCTTCCCCGTTTCGACGCGTCGTCTGCCCCTCCATCAATTGTATAACTCCTCTCCGTGTATAAAATTAACAGGAGgatatttaaattttcataatTCATTTCGAAGGCCTTCCTAAAATGTAAATTGGCTTCATCAAAATTCTCCTGATATAGGTACACCAACCCGAGCATTTTATTGTACCACAATTTGTCTAGTAGTTCCTCCTCATATTTCTTCAGTAAGTCTAGGCACTCTTTGTAAAGCTTCCCTTCCAATAAAATTTCACACATGTAGATTATCAGATCGTGTCTTTCACTGGGGGTTAAGTCACCTCCCTTGGGGGCCAACTCATCTTGCACCTGTTTAATTATCACAGAACATTTCTCATACTGCTTAAGCAGATGAAAcgagaaaattaaaatggcCTTATCTCTTACCCCCTTCACGGTATcattatacacatttatcCTCAGATCTTtgaactgttcatacttTCCTAAGTATAGCAGAAGGACACATGCTTCCTTCAGCGCTTTGTAGTCATAACGGTTGAGCTTTACCGCTTTAAGGTAACATTTCAAAGCCtcatcattatttttgtatattttgtaAAGACATCCATACAAGTACCAGCAGAAACTGCTCGATATGTTATTCactattccttctttcataaGCTTAAAagcttcttccttatttttttcatccataAGATTTAGTAGGTAACCCTTCACTGCCAGCGTTTCGCCATTTTTTGGGTACTTCTTAAGTATCTGCTCGCATATTTTGAATGCCTTCTTATGCTTCTTCAGTTCTATCAGCTGGGTCATCAGCCGGAAGTTGTTCATCTCCTTGTTCGTCAGCTTATTATCATCCAgtgtttccttcttcattgtGCTTCACGGTAGTTATTCAGTCCGTCGGGTTGTTCTGCGTAAGGGTTTTACGTGGTTGCCGTTTCGTTAGGCTTCTTACCTAGACTGTCTCGCTCCAGGTGGGGCCACCTTGGGGTACAAATGGTATACGCTCTGTCACTACAAACGACACGGCAATATTTTACCTCCCCACAGGCAAACACCCCAATTGTGCTGAAGACTGCCCAAAGGCCTACTCACACTCACTTTGGTTCGAAAAAAtgatttacaaaaatgtagagTTATATGTGAACTACTACCCCTCGTGCGACTTGGCTAAATTAGTTGGTTGTCAGTAAAGGGGTTCCTTTCTGTCGAAGGAAAGGCAAGCATTATGAAAGCGCCACTCTCCGTGTACCCGTATAGAACTGGTTTCCCAAACGTATAACTAAACGTACGCATGTGTAGATGGACGCGCGTGAGGTACCTCCACGTCAACACCGTAGATACATGGCGCCGCTCCAAACAGAAACTTGAATTCTTAACATCCCGGTATTAAACCGAGTGAACGAACATAAGCATCTGCATCGGCAGGGCAAAGAACAAGGGGACCTACCATACAAATAATGTAAAAggtcctctctttttttttttttttttttttcaaaattttgctaTAAATTAACAATTTCTATATTTCGCAAAAATTAACAACTCCTTAAAAGGTatcacaatttttacaagcAATTTTTTAGCTACATATGTGccgtttctctttttttttttttttttttctccttcaagTGAAAAGGCACTCTGCTATAGTTCACCGTGGCGTATGCTAGTTCCCCGCTTCCCCAATTTGTGCATACCGCAAAAAAAGCAGCGGCCATCCTATTCCGTTTGTTCCACCCTGCTACTCCTCTGTGTTTGCTTAAATCTGACTCCCTCCCCAGGAAGGCGCGAAAGTTGGCGACCTCGTACCGAGCAAATCATATTATTAGCACCCACGTGGATTCTATTATCTTTGaagttctatttttttttcatttcaatAAGGAATTCCTCATCCGCCCCTTCGCGTAGTGTATACAGTTTGGCCACCCTTTAACATTACCCCCCACTACGCCCATATCTTACCCACCTAATAACGTAAATATGAACCAAATGGAGGCAATTTAAAATGGCGCTTCAAGGAGGAACCTCCAAAATGgctctcccttctttttacacCCCGTTATGAACACATCCCAATTTGTAAATAAATGTCCGTGTCCCACCGAGTGAGATTTCTACGCCCCTTGAAATGTCCAAGAACTCATCCCCTTTAGGTGCCATACGAACGGTGTGCTATGTTGTTATTCTAGTCGCTGTTCAGCTCACCACACCCTGTAGAACATACCGCTTGGATGAAAGACGGCTCTTCCTGGGATGGCCCCACGCTCGGAAGTAATgcaaaattggcaaaatAGCGGAACGGTCATGCACCACCACCCAACATGGGGTAGCATACCAATCAACACGCTCCGATTGAAgcgtctttttctttttttccacgtttCCCCCACATTAACGTTGTTATGactgttttttccccccctctgtAGGCCGACTCCCCCCCGAAGTGGCCCCCGCGTAAACGTGCTCAGCGAAAAATGTAATTGCAAAGAGTTAGACAAGAACTATGACGTTATAGTCATAGGTGGGGGACACAGCGGCTGTGAGGCCAGCCACATAAGTGCAAAAATGAGAGCGAAAACGTTGATCATAACTCAGTGTAAGGATAGCATCGGCGAAATGTCCTGCAACCCATCCATAGGAGGAATTGGCAAAGGTATTCTGGTGAAAGAAATCGATGCGTTAGGTGGACTCATGGGGAAAGTCATAGATAAAAGTGGcatacattttaaaatattaaatgTGAGGAAAGGTCTGGCTGTTAGAGGACATAGAGCACAAGCGGATAGAGATTTATACAACTATCACATGAAAGAGCATATGCTGGGCAcgaaaaatttgcacatcCTAGAGAGTACAGTGCAGTCCCTGTTAATTGAAAAGTGCGGAAATGGTTCCCCCCAAAGTGGAAGACGCGTTTATggagtgaaaaataaatgcgcGTGTGAATTTTACGCCAACAGTGTAGTCCTCACCACGGGGACGTTTCTGGGTGGTGTTTGTCACATAGGGAAGGACAAGTACCTTGGGGGGAGGATCAAACGGATGTCCAGGGGGGTGCTCTGGAAAGGGGGGACACAAAGTGGGGAAAAGTCCCCCAGGGGGGAAGACTCCAATGGGGTGAACCCCCCACCTAGCGACGGAATAACCTACACGAATCATGACAATCTGGAAAAACATAACGGCGCCATTTTTGACCAACTAGTGGAATCGTCCACGCAAAGCATTTCGAACCAATTGAGGGAGAACCAGTTTGAGATTAAGAGGATGAAAACGGGAACGCCTCCGAGGTTACACATTAGCAGCATTGACTTTGCCTCCCTCGAAAGGGAAGATAGTGAGAAAGAAAAcccattttatttctcctttttaaatagcAACAAAGTTAACAGGAACAAAACATTACCCTGCTACAAAACGTACACGAATGAAAGAACCCACGATTTGGTTAGAACCCATTTGAACGAGCTACCCGATTTCGACTGTTATGATAAGCTGGGGAATGGACCCAGATACTGTCCCTCGATAGCAAAGAAGGTCACAAAATTTGCCGAGAAGAATAAACACATAATTTGGTTAGAGCCCGAAGGATTTCACGACGTGCTCATCTACCCAAACGGATTAAGTTCCGCCTTCCCCTTAAACATACAGAAGGAGATCGTACATTCCATAAGAGGGttagaaaatgcaaaaattgttttcccTGCCTATGACGTGGAATATTATTACGTGAACCCTAAGTGTCTGAATTATACCTTAGAGACGAAGAACATAAAGGGTCTCTTCCTTGCTGGACAGATTTGCGGCACAACCGGATATGAGGAGGCAGCCTGCCAAGGAATTGTTGCAGGGATTAATGCAGCAATAGGTGCCCATAGTGCTGATGAACAGACAAAGGAGCAGTTCGTTTTGAAAAGAAGTGAAAGCTATATAGGGGTTCTTATTCACGATTTGATAAATAAAGGCATAACGGAGCCCTATAGAATGTTTACTTCCAGGGCGGAGTATAGACTCTACCTCAGACCGGACAACTGTGACATGAGACTTACCCCCATGGCGTATAAGTTGGGAATAGTATCCAACGAAAGGATGTATATACTAAGGCAGAAATATTCCTCCGTCAATAGACTCATTTGTCTCTTTAAGAAGCTGCAACTGAGTGGTTCccacgaaggggaaaaaacacccCCAACTGACACATATGGTAAAGACGCAGAGCATTTATTTGTAAAGAATTCCGTTGAAGCATTCCAACAGGACGGTAAAAACAACGTCCACCTCGAATTCACCTCTCGCAAAGGAAGCATAAACACATTGTATACAATTTTCAGAAGTGGAGTTGAATACCCTCTTCATATTTTGCTGAGCAAACTACAGGAGGTGCACAACTGGAATGAAGTAAAGAGctcatttttacctgaacaaaataatctttccatttatatggaaaaaatgcagcacTGCGGGTTGTCACTTGACGAATATAATGACCTTCTTCTGAACTGTGCCACCCTCGAAACTGCCTGTGCGGAGGTTAAATACTCTCCCTACTTGATTAAACAGATCAGAGAGGTAGACAAAATTAGGGACAGCTTTGACTTGGCCATCCCGTCTGATGTCACCTACGACAGGTAAGGCCC encodes:
- a CDS encoding Glucose inhibited division protein A-like protein, yielding MSKNSSPLGAIRTVCYVVILVAVQLTTPCRTYRLDERRLFLGWPHARKPTPPRSGPRVNVLSEKCNCKELDKNYDVIVIGGGHSGCEASHISAKMRAKTLIITQCKDSIGEMSCNPSIGGIGKGILVKEIDALGGLMGKVIDKSGIHFKILNVRKGLAVRGHRAQADRDLYNYHMKEHMLGTKNLHILESTVQSLLIEKCGNGSPQSGRRVYGVKNKCACEFYANSVVLTTGTFLGGVCHIGKDKYLGGRIKRMSRGVLWKGGTQSGEKSPRGEDSNGVNPPPSDGITYTNHDNLEKHNGAIFDQLVESSTQSISNQLRENQFEIKRMKTGTPPRLHISSIDFASLEREDSEKENPFYFSFLNSNKVNRNKTLPCYKTYTNERTHDLVRTHLNELPDFDCYDKLGNGPRYCPSIAKKVTKFAEKNKHIIWLEPEGFHDVLIYPNGLSSAFPLNIQKEIVHSIRGLENAKIVFPAYDVEYYYVNPKCLNYTLETKNIKGLFLAGQICGTTGYEEAACQGIVAGINAAIGAHSADEQTKEQFVLKRSESYIGVLIHDLINKGITEPYRMFTSRAEYRLYLRPDNCDMRLTPMAYKLGIVSNERMYILRQKYSSVNRLICLFKKLQLSGSHEGEKTPPTDTYGKDAEHLFVKNSVEAFQQDGKNNVHLEFTSRKGSINTLYTIFRSGVEYPLHILLSKLQEVHNWNEVKSSFLPEQNNLSIYMEKMQHCGLSLDEYNDLLLNCATLETACAEVKYSPYLIKQIREVDKIRDSFDLAIPSDVTYDRLNFPYLSNEEIEKLNKFRPRTLHDANRIEGVTMSAIYYLYYYIKGDKNRVKR